The Bacteroidota bacterium genome contains the following window.
ATAGCTATGCCATGGCAGATGGTATCTTTAATTATCTGTTTGATAATAAATATGGGCTAATTTATAAAACTAAACCCAAAATCCCTGATAGCCAGCTATCTATAATTTGGGAGGAAAATTGAGGAAACTTCAGTAAAATATACTTTGTAAATCATTTAAACTATTTTACTATAATGAAAAAAATCAAAAAATATTTTGATAATGAACATATGTTCATTATCTTTGCGAAAAAAATTATGAAAAAAGTTGTTATACCACTAAAAGATAAAATATTAAGTCCACATTTTGGAGTATGTGATTCATTTGCTTTTTACAAAATTTCTGAAAATAGAATTGAAGATTTTTATGAAGAAAATAGTCCGAAACATGAGCCGGACAAAATACCTTATTGGATTGTTTCACAAGATGTTACAGATGTGATAGTTTCTGGAATAGGTCAAAAAGCTATTGATATTTTGAACAAAGAAAATATAAATATTTTTGCAGGGATAAATTATTATGAACCAGAAATTATTATTCAAAAATTTATTGATAATGATTTAAAAACTTCAATGAATCCTTGCGATCATTAAATTTTCGAAACATTATTCTAGCGTAGAATTAATAAGAACAATAAATAATGCCACGACCGAAAAAATATAGAACTATTGGACTACCGCCGCAAATTATTGGCTTCAAGCCTTTTGGCTCTGTAACAAAATCCTTTGATGTTATTTTTATACTATTTGAAGAATACGAAGCATTAAAATTGGCAGATTATGTAAACCTCAACCACGACGAAGCTGCAACAAAAATGAATGTCTCAAGGCCAACTTTTAGTAGAATTTATGAAAATGCCAGAAAAAAAGTAGCTAAAGCTTTTGTAGAAGCAAAAAATATTGCAATCAAAGGTGGAAATGTCAAATTTGAGAAAGAATGGCTAAAATGTGGAAATTGCAATATTATTGTCGAAAAAAACTCAGAATATTTGAATTGCAATAATTGCAGTTCAGAAAATCTGCAGAACATCACAGAAGATTTAAACTTAAATATAAATCATAAAAATAATGTTAATTGCAACTGCCCTTGTTGCATTTAATTATAAATAATTCAAAATTATAAATGATGAAAATAG
Protein-coding sequences here:
- a CDS encoding DUF134 domain-containing protein is translated as MPRPKKYRTIGLPPQIIGFKPFGSVTKSFDVIFILFEEYEALKLADYVNLNHDEAATKMNVSRPTFSRIYENARKKVAKAFVEAKNIAIKGGNVKFEKEWLKCGNCNIIVEKNSEYLNCNNCSSENLQNITEDLNLNINHKNNVNCNCPCCI